The Acidobacteriota bacterium nucleotide sequence GTGTCTTGTGATGGTTGAGTTCGTTTATATGCTTCGACTTCCGTATCGAGGTCACGGACATATTGTTCGAAATCCTCAAACCGGTACCCAGGCACACCTTCATAGGTTGGATCAATGCCGTTATAAACTGTCATCGCCGTCGCCAAATCAATCACTCCAGCCTGCACATAACATAATGCGGATCGCAAAATCGTCCAGTGGTTCAACTTTAAGGCAGTTGAGCGAATTTCGCCTAAACTGGTCTGGGTTTGTAATTGTCGGCGTTGAAACGGAGCATCCCAAATTTCAAACAGGCCCATTCGACCCCGGTATCCTCGACCCCGGCCCTGGTAACTGCAATGGGGGCAGGGTTTCCCATCTAAAATTCCAGTTGCCCGGCGCGGGCGAAATCGCATGACATCCACGTTCCAATGTTCAAGCACTGCCCGCAGGTGCGGATATTGCTGGTTGTTCCAAACCGTGGTTGGGTCTTCATCCATCGCACAATAGTCACACAATTTGGGAACGAGTTTTTGATAAATCACCCCAATCAGGACTTCACCGACCATTTCCGGCGGAATGCCGTACATTTGCAGGCGCGGCAAAATATCAAACGGAGACTTGGCGTGCAGCGTGCATTGGGTGTAATGGCCAGATTGGGCGGCTCGAATGGCAAACTGGGCTTTGTCGGCATCGTTAATTTCGCCCATTTGAATCACCTGCACATTGCTGCGTAAAATGGACGGTAAATAATCTGAAGTTTGCATCCCGCGATGGCGCGCCACCTGGGTCTGGAAAGCAAACGGAATGTCTGTTTCAACCGGATCTTCAAGGCTGATGAAGGCTTTCCCTGGAAATCGCCGATGAATTTCAGCGCTGATTGACATTAAGGTTCCGTTTTTGCCTGAATTCATCACCCCGCAGACCGGCAGTAAGCCGGTTGAACCCTGGACATATTTTTCAATCATCCGTTGCTGGAATGGAAGCAATCCCAGTTCCCCCAACCCTCGGATCTCTTCATTTTTTCGCAAAATCCGAATGGTGATCATGGCCAGCGGCACCTGCCGGGCTGAAGCTTTCAGGTATGGGAAAATACAAATTCGACCGTCAAATTCCAGGATTTTGCCCTGGTTCGAAATCTTAAAATGAATGTCTCCGTCGTGGGTTTTATGGGTTTCAAGGTCTGGAATTCCAGCATCTGATTTGGCCAGGTTGATCATTGACTGGTACACGGCAAAATCGA carries:
- the tadA gene encoding Flp pilus assembly complex ATPase component TadA; the encoded protein is MFKPALSLMTRPNLRSNPQLAGVIPINEALEHKVLLLGVTPQELKAAVVDDAGCAYLTQAMQQLNFQRSLARAARLTLPEVSRLVLKANRHAAEDVLKGISNSYPKDLELRFQTAVATVIPRETAERHAILIECLVGTTIHALYADGNGRQTLEFLLNRADIRKAIAAAAQVDESLAGEFRCEPRRVPREVIDREIKRLYAETRYEGFTQRDTRRYVQAVRREWAAQSVDSTARPKTEVSQSFSHTKQVFYDIAGSAFRQEASDVRIFYDWDRRAIQHELFLDGEWRRQAEIPLDFAVYQSMINLAKSDAGIPDLETHKTHDGDIHFKISNQGKILEFDGRICIFPYLKASARQVPLAMITIRILRKNEEIRGLGELGLLPFQQRMIEKYVQGSTGLLPVCGVMNSGKNGTLMSISAEIHRRFPGKAFISLEDPVETDIPFAFQTQVARHRGMQTSDYLPSILRSNVQVIQMGEINDADKAQFAIRAAQSGHYTQCTLHAKSPFDILPRLQMYGIPPEMVGEVLIGVIYQKLVPKLCDYCAMDEDPTTVWNNQQYPHLRAVLEHWNVDVMRFRPRRATGILDGKPCPHCSYQGRGRGYRGRMGLFEIWDAPFQRRQLQTQTSLGEIRSTALKLNHWTILRSALCYVQAGVIDLATAMTVYNGIDPTYEGVPGYRFEDFEQYVRDLDTEVEAYKRTQPSQDTETAPQAPRNASPINDSVIEAEVFETMEM